The following coding sequences are from one Methanosarcina sp. WWM596 window:
- a CDS encoding indolepyruvate ferredoxin oxidoreductase subunit alpha — translation MNEKVAPCNGFEALYLAAIDSDVTLITGVPGYPVTSLMELFLKTANPSTSSIKTDNSSTPTHSSTYRARWLTNEKVALEIALGASVSGTRALVLVKHVGMNLLSDPLITSVTHTIGAGLVIIAGDDPGVKGSQNEQDSRWYGRIAEVAVFDPVGPDAAYRTLRRAYELSEETHVPVIIRVTAGLEKSKGKVRRLPTSSAVHPRFDRSIWGLRMVEKHQHFHSKVYPVLEAEAENTDLNEIKEGTEEIEAETQVSEQKEVERIKGVERFGIISSGFASSIVEDTLKKSGCYPGVSHLVLNLVNPLPLQKIGNFLKNNRRVLVAEESEPFIEEQILIAGNVCGKKTGHLPYGQIMPEDIEFALEHIEDKMIPSPVDSVRTESGKKDRTAICEDCPYLPLYHFLRIPDVQIAGDMGCSVRSAPEPLAAVDVSFALGSAISVACGFEKKGIAVIGDFALAHSGILGLLNAASEGSEVLVLVLQNEVAAMTGGQKVPDLRKVVKAIVPDVSFFDLDREEGKKPTPGSELSDLILEKLALPGISVIYIKGQCRKY, via the coding sequence TTGAATGAAAAAGTAGCACCATGTAATGGGTTTGAAGCCCTTTATCTTGCAGCCATCGACAGTGATGTCACACTTATAACAGGGGTACCGGGATATCCTGTTACCTCCCTAATGGAACTTTTTTTGAAAACAGCTAATCCATCAACTTCATCAATTAAAACCGATAACTCATCAACTCCCACACACAGTTCAACTTATAGAGCCAGATGGCTTACAAACGAGAAAGTTGCGCTGGAAATAGCACTTGGAGCGTCGGTTTCAGGCACAAGAGCTCTTGTGCTTGTAAAACACGTTGGGATGAATCTGCTTTCCGACCCCCTTATAACTTCGGTTACGCACACTATAGGTGCAGGTCTGGTAATCATTGCAGGGGACGACCCCGGAGTAAAAGGCTCTCAGAATGAGCAGGATTCCCGCTGGTATGGCAGGATCGCTGAAGTTGCAGTATTTGACCCGGTAGGTCCCGATGCTGCATACAGAACCCTCCGGCGGGCTTACGAACTTTCAGAAGAAACCCATGTCCCGGTCATTATAAGAGTAACCGCAGGCCTGGAGAAAAGTAAAGGAAAAGTCCGGCGCCTCCCTACATCTTCAGCAGTTCACCCCCGGTTTGACCGTTCAATCTGGGGCCTCCGGATGGTGGAAAAACACCAGCATTTTCATTCAAAAGTTTACCCGGTGCTTGAAGCTGAAGCTGAAAACACCGACCTGAACGAAATAAAAGAAGGAACAGAAGAAATCGAAGCGGAAACACAGGTTTCTGAACAAAAAGAAGTAGAACGGATTAAAGGAGTTGAACGATTCGGAATTATATCCTCGGGTTTTGCGTCCTCAATTGTGGAAGATACGCTGAAAAAATCAGGCTGTTACCCTGGAGTTTCCCATCTTGTACTCAACCTTGTAAATCCCCTTCCCCTGCAGAAAATCGGAAATTTCCTTAAAAATAACCGGAGAGTCCTGGTAGCTGAAGAGTCAGAACCTTTCATAGAAGAGCAGATTCTTATCGCAGGCAATGTCTGCGGCAAAAAAACGGGGCACCTCCCATACGGGCAAATAATGCCGGAAGATATCGAGTTTGCCCTTGAGCATATCGAAGATAAAATGATCCCGAGTCCTGTAGATTCTGTTCGTACCGAATCAGGGAAAAAAGACAGGACTGCCATCTGCGAGGACTGTCCTTATCTCCCCCTGTACCATTTTCTCCGCATACCTGACGTTCAAATCGCTGGAGACATGGGATGTTCGGTCCGGAGCGCACCCGAACCCCTTGCTGCAGTTGATGTCAGCTTTGCCCTGGGTTCGGCGATCTCGGTTGCCTGCGGCTTTGAGAAAAAAGGCATAGCTGTAATCGGAGACTTTGCCCTTGCACATTCCGGCATCCTCGGGCTCTTAAATGCTGCAAGCGAAGGTTCTGAAGTGCTTGTACTCGTGCTCCAGAACGAAGTTGCAGCCATGACAGGTGGGCAGAAAGTCCCTGACCTGCGAAAAGTGGTAAAAGCAATAGTACCTGATGTGTCTTTTTTTGATTTAGATCGAGAAGAAGGAAAAAAACCGACTCCCGGTTCAGAACTTTCTGACCTGATCCTGGAAAAACTCGCCCTTCCGGGAATTTCAGTAATTTATATAAAAGGCCAGTGCAGAAAATACTAA
- a CDS encoding homocitrate synthase family protein: MSESEQYSRNTLMDFVEYRPLDIEICDVTLRDGEQTPGVVFTKEQKLAVGSELDSMGIEVIEAGFPVVSAYEKEIVKEIANQGFNSRICCLSRAVKGDVDAALECDVDIVSIFIAMSDMHLKYKYHRSFEDMLGCAKEAIEYATDHGLKVRFAAEDASRTPVDRLKQAFKEVETEYKVQYVSLADTVGILNPITTHYLVSEIFKSVNTSICIHCHDDLGMATANTLAAAEAGAKQLHTTVNAIGERAGNASLEEVMVALRVQYGIDRYDTTKLTALSRMISEYSGITPSVNKAVVGQNAFTHESGIHVAAILEEPRTYELFLPEMVGGKRNLVVGKHTGTKALKGIINSIGFCLERDELCALIEKVKVCTEEKRKSISREQLERLITQVMQEQKTGTFEGEEKISI; this comes from the coding sequence ATGTCAGAGAGCGAGCAGTACTCCAGAAATACACTTATGGACTTCGTCGAATATCGCCCCCTTGATATCGAAATCTGTGACGTGACTCTACGCGATGGGGAACAGACCCCTGGCGTTGTGTTCACAAAAGAACAGAAGCTTGCAGTAGGCAGTGAGCTTGATTCCATGGGTATTGAAGTTATAGAAGCCGGATTTCCGGTAGTTTCCGCATACGAAAAGGAAATCGTAAAGGAAATTGCAAACCAGGGCTTTAATTCAAGGATCTGCTGCCTCTCAAGAGCAGTAAAAGGGGATGTTGATGCTGCCCTTGAATGTGACGTCGATATTGTGAGCATTTTCATTGCAATGTCCGACATGCACCTCAAATATAAGTATCACAGAAGTTTTGAGGATATGCTCGGCTGTGCTAAGGAAGCCATTGAATATGCAACTGATCATGGTTTAAAGGTGCGTTTTGCAGCTGAAGATGCAAGCCGTACGCCGGTTGACCGTCTCAAGCAGGCTTTCAAGGAAGTTGAAACCGAGTACAAAGTGCAGTATGTAAGCCTTGCAGATACAGTGGGCATCCTGAATCCAATCACAACCCACTACCTTGTGAGTGAGATCTTTAAGTCCGTAAACACTTCAATCTGTATCCACTGCCACGATGACCTTGGAATGGCTACAGCTAACACTCTTGCAGCTGCTGAAGCCGGGGCGAAGCAGCTCCATACAACAGTCAACGCTATCGGAGAAAGGGCAGGAAACGCCTCCCTTGAAGAAGTGATGGTAGCTCTCAGGGTACAGTACGGGATCGACCGCTATGATACAACAAAGCTGACCGCACTTTCCAGAATGATCTCGGAATACTCAGGCATTACACCCTCGGTAAACAAAGCCGTTGTCGGACAGAATGCCTTCACTCACGAATCCGGAATCCACGTCGCTGCAATCCTTGAAGAGCCGAGGACCTACGAACTTTTCCTTCCCGAAATGGTTGGTGGAAAACGCAACCTTGTTGTCGGAAAGCACACCGGGACAAAAGCCTTGAAAGGCATAATCAACAGCATCGGTTTCTGCCTTGAAAGAGACGAACTCTGTGCCCTGATCGAAAAAGTCAAGGTATGCACCGAAGAAAAGCGTAAAAGCATCTCACGGGAGCAGCTTGAAAGGCTCATTACCCAGGTCATGCAGGAACAGAAAACAGGTACATTTGAAGGTGAAGAGAAGATTTCTATCTAA
- a CDS encoding NAD(+)/NADH kinase has protein sequence MAIKKIGLASRCDRPEVLQMVRDIITNFQSKVQICVSTATADVLGIEGTPVEKMRDQGVELIISVGGDGTVLRNIAKMKDPLPVLGINMGTLGFLVDVEPEDAIETIEEVLYGFSYLERMRVDVFLNGEMLETATNEVAVMSAKPAKIIQFEVHINDCRLDEIRADGVVFATPTGSTAYAMSAGGPIVNPRVNAIVVVPVAPFKLSSRPWVIPSDSEVTIKLSDNKKEAVIAIDGQKSYRIRPDDVVKLKKSKYPARFVRIADTCFYERVQRKLS, from the coding sequence TTGGCAATTAAAAAAATAGGGCTTGCATCGCGCTGTGATAGACCTGAAGTACTTCAGATGGTAAGGGATATTATCACGAATTTCCAGTCGAAGGTGCAGATCTGTGTTTCCACTGCCACAGCTGATGTCCTGGGCATTGAGGGAACTCCTGTTGAAAAAATGAGGGACCAGGGAGTCGAACTTATCATAAGTGTAGGAGGCGATGGGACAGTCCTGCGGAACATTGCCAAAATGAAAGACCCTCTCCCTGTATTGGGAATTAATATGGGCACTCTCGGTTTCCTTGTAGATGTGGAGCCTGAAGATGCGATTGAGACCATAGAAGAAGTCCTCTATGGGTTTTCGTATCTTGAAAGGATGCGTGTAGACGTCTTCCTTAACGGGGAGATGCTTGAAACAGCCACCAACGAGGTTGCTGTAATGTCTGCCAAACCCGCAAAGATTATCCAGTTTGAAGTCCACATCAATGACTGCCGTCTTGATGAAATTCGCGCGGATGGTGTGGTTTTTGCAACCCCCACAGGCTCAACTGCCTATGCAATGAGTGCTGGAGGACCTATAGTAAATCCTAGAGTAAATGCAATTGTGGTGGTTCCGGTTGCTCCTTTCAAGCTATCTTCAAGGCCCTGGGTTATCCCTTCGGACAGTGAGGTTACAATTAAATTGTCAGACAATAAAAAAGAGGCTGTAATTGCAATTGACGGGCAGAAGTCTTACAGGATCAGGCCTGATGATGTTGTCAAACTGAAAAAATCAAAATACCCTGCACGTTTCGTAAGGATTGCCGATACATGTTTTTACGAGAGAGTACAGCGGAAACTTTCCTGA
- a CDS encoding bifunctional fructose-bisphosphatase/inositol-phosphate phosphatase: protein MTSDSNFLKLCREAYRAAHDATCELVGTESASSFICMGADGTPTTGIDLAAEDAIVEVFKADGRSMRILSEELGELVIGNSPEFSVVLDPLDGTYNASAGIPFYSVSIAFASHDLSDIRFGYVSNLAFREEYYAEAGKGAYLNGNKIKPSMNSDLKSLCVSVYGYRQNVERTRKIYSNVRRVRLFGSVALELCYVASGRLDAFVDVRKSLRVTDVAAGQLILEEAGGLVTDGYGKNLRLPDNVTARVEMVASNGRVHKKILSLLSGG from the coding sequence ATGACTTCAGATTCAAATTTTTTGAAATTGTGTCGGGAGGCGTATAGGGCTGCACATGATGCAACCTGTGAGCTTGTAGGCACTGAGTCGGCAAGCAGCTTCATATGCATGGGAGCTGACGGGACGCCGACTACCGGTATAGACCTTGCAGCAGAGGATGCCATTGTCGAGGTGTTTAAAGCTGACGGCAGGTCCATGAGGATACTCAGTGAAGAACTCGGTGAACTTGTTATCGGAAATTCTCCTGAGTTTTCTGTTGTGCTTGATCCCCTCGACGGGACATATAATGCTTCTGCAGGAATTCCTTTCTACAGCGTTTCAATAGCTTTTGCTTCTCATGACCTCTCAGACATAAGGTTCGGGTATGTGAGCAACCTTGCCTTCAGGGAAGAGTATTATGCAGAAGCTGGAAAGGGAGCATATCTTAATGGAAATAAAATTAAACCCTCTATGAATTCAGACCTGAAGAGTCTCTGTGTCAGTGTATACGGATACAGGCAGAACGTGGAAAGGACTCGAAAGATCTACAGCAATGTCCGTCGTGTGAGGTTGTTCGGAAGCGTGGCTCTTGAACTGTGTTATGTAGCCTCAGGCAGGCTTGATGCCTTTGTGGATGTCCGGAAATCTCTGCGTGTAACAGATGTGGCAGCAGGTCAGCTTATCCTTGAAGAAGCCGGTGGGCTTGTTACGGACGGATACGGAAAGAATTTAAGACTTCCTGATAATGTTACCGCTAGAGTGGAGATGGTCGCTTCCAATGGGCGCGTACATAAAAAAATTTTAAGCTTACTCTCAGGGGGATAA
- a CDS encoding type II glyceraldehyde-3-phosphate dehydrogenase, producing MAKAKIAVNGYGTIGKRVADAVLAQDDMEIIGISKTRPNYEAAVAHQLGYDIYAPAANLGAFEKAGMPAAGSIEEMVEKVDLVVDCTPGGVGEANKALYEKAGVKAIWQGGEEHELTGFSFNAVSNYEGALGLDFVRVVSCNTTGLCRIIYPIDKALGVKKVRATLVRRATDPNDIKKGPINAIVPNPIKLPSHHGPDVKTVIPHINITSVAMKIPTTLMHVHTVNMELKNECTAEDVRKVLGSQSRIRFVEQGISSTAEIIEVARDIKRPRNDMWENCVWTDSVTIHEGELYLFQAIHQESIVVPENVDAIRAMMELESDGAKSIAKTNKALGL from the coding sequence ATGGCTAAAGCAAAAATTGCAGTAAACGGTTACGGAACAATTGGAAAAAGAGTTGCAGACGCCGTACTGGCTCAGGATGACATGGAAATCATAGGCATTTCCAAGACAAGACCTAACTATGAGGCTGCAGTAGCCCACCAGCTCGGGTATGATATCTATGCCCCTGCCGCCAATCTGGGAGCTTTTGAAAAGGCAGGAATGCCTGCTGCCGGAAGCATTGAGGAAATGGTGGAAAAAGTCGACCTGGTTGTGGACTGTACTCCGGGGGGAGTGGGGGAAGCCAATAAAGCCCTGTACGAAAAAGCCGGGGTAAAAGCCATCTGGCAGGGCGGTGAGGAGCACGAGCTTACAGGCTTCTCCTTTAACGCGGTCTCAAACTACGAAGGGGCTCTTGGCCTTGACTTCGTAAGGGTGGTTTCTTGCAATACCACAGGGCTCTGCAGGATCATCTATCCCATAGACAAAGCGCTTGGGGTAAAGAAGGTCAGGGCAACCCTTGTCCGGAGGGCAACCGACCCCAACGACATAAAGAAGGGGCCGATCAATGCAATCGTGCCGAACCCGATCAAGCTGCCTTCTCACCACGGTCCCGATGTTAAGACCGTTATTCCCCATATCAATATCACTTCAGTCGCTATGAAAATCCCGACGACCCTCATGCACGTTCACACCGTGAACATGGAGCTTAAGAACGAGTGCACTGCCGAAGACGTCAGGAAAGTGCTTGGTTCCCAGTCTAGAATCCGTTTCGTAGAGCAGGGAATATCTTCCACGGCCGAAATCATCGAAGTTGCCAGGGACATAAAGCGCCCCAGAAACGATATGTGGGAAAACTGTGTCTGGACTGACTCCGTCACCATACACGAAGGGGAACTCTACTTATTCCAGGCTATCCACCAGGAGTCCATTGTGGTTCCCGAAAACGTGGATGCTATCCGCGCAATGATGGAGCTTGAGAGCGACGGTGCAAAATCAATTGCGAAAACAAATAAAGCCCTTGGGCTCTAA
- a CDS encoding CooT family nickel-binding protein, which translates to MCEISIIMLRGENREKVMESVAKILVEGTSIQLTGILGDKMTVEGSIKEINFSRGEALIISK; encoded by the coding sequence ATGTGTGAAATCAGTATAATTATGCTTCGTGGAGAAAACCGTGAGAAGGTTATGGAGTCTGTAGCAAAGATTCTGGTTGAAGGAACCTCAATCCAGCTTACCGGAATCCTCGGAGACAAAATGACGGTTGAAGGCTCAATCAAGGAAATCAATTTCTCACGCGGGGAAGCCCTTATTATATCAAAATGA
- a CDS encoding DUF89 domain-containing protein has product MKMSPRCTYCMLSRVHFESKLSTDDEDLICKTLHECLGVMNKYYDPEAISASVATKIHRKCYEILEDNDPYAVTKKLISQAALKVLPVAKEKIYENSPDDGELFRRAVLASVIANYFDFGIMGFDASEDKFEAAFLKLFEHGLDVDDTPKMLGLLKDVIYIADNCGEILFDMIVFDVIKKLGGNITLVVRGGPILTDVTMEEVKEFEIDKKVDRVLTTGSNAIGILVEEAPAEFLDAMKDATLIISKGMANYETLSEHNFGPIAYMLLTKCECVAEELGLEKGLSVAKLMNFP; this is encoded by the coding sequence ATGAAGATGAGCCCACGCTGTACCTACTGCATGCTTTCAAGAGTGCATTTTGAATCCAAGCTTTCAACGGATGATGAAGATCTGATCTGCAAGACGCTTCATGAATGCCTTGGCGTTATGAATAAATACTATGATCCTGAGGCTATATCAGCATCTGTAGCCACTAAAATTCACCGAAAGTGCTATGAAATCCTCGAAGATAATGATCCATATGCAGTCACAAAAAAGCTCATTAGCCAGGCTGCACTAAAAGTCCTGCCCGTAGCAAAAGAAAAAATTTACGAAAACTCTCCCGACGACGGGGAACTCTTCAGGCGAGCAGTGCTTGCGTCGGTTATCGCCAATTATTTTGATTTTGGGATTATGGGCTTTGATGCTAGCGAAGATAAATTTGAAGCTGCTTTTCTAAAACTTTTCGAACATGGGCTTGACGTTGATGATACCCCGAAAATGCTGGGGCTCCTTAAGGATGTTATTTATATTGCCGACAACTGCGGAGAGATCCTTTTTGATATGATTGTTTTCGATGTGATTAAAAAACTCGGTGGAAATATCACACTCGTGGTCCGCGGAGGCCCCATTCTTACAGATGTTACAATGGAAGAAGTAAAAGAGTTCGAAATCGACAAAAAGGTTGACAGGGTACTGACCACGGGTTCAAACGCCATAGGTATCCTGGTCGAAGAAGCCCCTGCCGAATTTCTCGACGCAATGAAAGACGCAACCCTTATCATCAGCAAAGGCATGGCAAACTACGAGACTCTCTCCGAACACAACTTTGGGCCTATTGCCTATATGCTCCTTACAAAATGCGAGTGTGTAGCTGAAGAACTCGGGCTTGAAAAGGGCCTATCAGTTGCGAAACTGATGAACTTCCCCTGA